The Rhodococcus sp. X156 genome window below encodes:
- a CDS encoding PLP-dependent aminotransferase family protein: protein MFDDSSVGRVAREVFRRIEGAPAGTRLPSTRVLVDELGVSATTVAQAVARLVADGAVVTRPGRGSFTAPRRRSVARDTTWQEVTLGASPVQTAGLPEALGTVDPDVLQMSAAYLGAELRPDHRLSAALARAARRPDVWARPPVAGVPELRSWFAAQVGGQPDEVLVTPGGQGAVSAIMRAIVPAGEPVLFATPTYPGAVAIARSAGLTPVPVPTDGDGVRPELLERALQLSGARLVYLQPAYANPDGSVLAAERRGEVLELARRFGAFILEDDWARWLGHGTPPPPALSRDDEHGHVLTVSSLTKATGPGLRIGAILARGPVAERVMGMRLVDDLFVSGPLQHAAVEIVTAPAWSSHLRALGAGLASRCATLAAALAAELPDCRFTPPRGGVSLWLELPEGIDETDAARAALAEGVTVVPGRHYTLGEQARAHLRLSFASLTEAQIVTAVGRLARALDPLRS from the coding sequence ATGTTTGACGATAGCAGTGTGGGTCGGGTTGCGAGAGAGGTGTTTCGGCGCATCGAGGGCGCCCCGGCGGGGACACGGCTGCCCAGCACCCGGGTGCTGGTGGACGAGCTCGGCGTCAGCGCCACCACCGTCGCGCAGGCGGTGGCCCGGCTGGTGGCCGACGGTGCGGTGGTCACTCGACCGGGCCGAGGCAGCTTCACCGCACCGCGTCGTCGCTCGGTGGCCCGCGACACCACCTGGCAGGAGGTCACGCTCGGGGCAAGCCCGGTGCAGACCGCCGGGCTGCCCGAGGCGCTGGGCACCGTGGACCCCGACGTGCTGCAGATGTCGGCGGCCTACCTCGGTGCCGAGCTGCGCCCGGACCACCGCCTCTCCGCGGCGCTGGCCCGGGCGGCCCGCCGGCCGGACGTGTGGGCCCGGCCCCCGGTGGCGGGTGTGCCCGAGCTGCGGTCGTGGTTCGCCGCCCAGGTGGGCGGGCAGCCCGACGAGGTGCTGGTGACCCCGGGCGGGCAGGGCGCGGTGTCGGCCATCATGCGGGCGATCGTGCCGGCGGGCGAGCCGGTGCTGTTTGCCACGCCCACCTACCCGGGGGCAGTGGCCATCGCCCGCAGCGCCGGGCTCACCCCGGTCCCGGTGCCCACCGACGGCGACGGCGTGCGCCCCGAGCTGCTGGAGCGGGCGCTGCAGCTGAGCGGGGCGCGGCTGGTGTACCTGCAGCCGGCCTACGCCAACCCGGACGGCAGCGTGCTGGCCGCGGAGCGGCGCGGCGAGGTGCTCGAGCTGGCCCGGCGCTTCGGCGCGTTCATCCTGGAGGACGACTGGGCCCGCTGGCTCGGGCACGGCACCCCGCCGCCGCCGGCGCTGAGCCGCGACGACGAGCACGGGCACGTGCTCACGGTGAGCTCGCTGACCAAGGCCACCGGGCCCGGCCTGCGGATCGGCGCGATCCTGGCCCGCGGCCCGGTGGCCGAGCGGGTGATGGGCATGCGGCTGGTCGACGACCTGTTCGTCTCCGGCCCGCTGCAGCACGCGGCGGTGGAGATCGTCACCGCCCCGGCGTGGTCCAGCCACCTGCGGGCCCTCGGAGCCGGGCTGGCCAGCCGCTGCGCCACCCTCGCCGCCGCGCTGGCGGCGGAGCTGCCCGACTGCCGCTTCACCCCACCGCGGGGCGGGGTGTCGCTGTGGCTGGAGCTGCCCGAGGGCATCGACGAGACCGACGCGGCCCGGGCTGCGCTCGCCGAGGGGGTGACGGTTGTCCCCGGCCGGCACTACACGCTGGGCGAGCAGGCTCGAGCACACCTGCGGCTGTCCTTCGCCAGCCTCACCGAGGCGCAGATCGTCACCGCGGTGGGACGGCTGGCGCGTGCGCTGGACCCGCTGCGGTCCTGA
- a CDS encoding SOS response-associated peptidase, with amino-acid sequence MCGRFATTQTDDELLQVFGAAEAVGEPLPPSYNVAPTDPVRTVLERVPKDHPDSAAVRQLRTARWGLIPSWAKDRKIGAKLINARMETITEKPSFKAAASRRRCLVPANGYYEWEKQGATKVPHFLHGDGVLAMAGLYELWRDPQAAADDPDRWVLSVTVLTTTASDTLGHIHDRSPVLVPGELRDAWLDPTITNPHEVQQLLAEVGEPHLEPYVVSTAVNNVANNSPELLRPV; translated from the coding sequence ATGTGCGGCCGATTCGCCACCACCCAGACCGATGACGAGCTCCTCCAGGTGTTCGGCGCCGCCGAGGCGGTCGGTGAGCCGCTCCCGCCGTCCTACAACGTCGCACCCACCGACCCGGTGCGCACGGTGCTGGAGCGGGTGCCCAAGGACCACCCCGACTCCGCCGCGGTGCGCCAGCTGCGCACCGCCCGCTGGGGTCTCATCCCCTCGTGGGCCAAGGACCGCAAGATCGGCGCGAAGCTGATCAACGCGCGGATGGAGACCATCACCGAGAAGCCGTCCTTCAAGGCAGCCGCGAGTCGCCGGCGCTGCCTGGTGCCGGCCAACGGCTACTACGAGTGGGAGAAGCAGGGCGCCACCAAGGTCCCGCACTTCCTGCACGGCGACGGGGTGCTGGCCATGGCCGGCCTCTACGAGCTGTGGCGTGACCCGCAGGCGGCCGCGGACGATCCGGACCGGTGGGTGCTGTCGGTGACGGTGCTGACCACCACCGCCAGCGACACCCTGGGCCACATCCACGACCGCAGCCCGGTGCTCGTGCCCGGGGAGCTCCGCGACGCGTGGTTGGACCCGACGATCACCAACCCGCACGAGGTGCAGCAGCTGCTGGCCGAGGTGGGGGAGCCGCACCTGGAGCCCTACGTGGTGAGCACCGCGGTGAACAACGTCGCCAACAACAGCCCCGAGCTGCTGCGCCCGGTCTGA
- a CDS encoding acyl-CoA dehydrogenase family protein — protein sequence MAVDRLLPTAEAADLIALTRELADKELAPVVEQHERDATCPEGLFATLGEAGLLGLPYPEELGGGGQPYEVYLQVLEELASRWAAVAVATSVHGLSCFPLATYGTAEQQQAWLPEMLGGRLLGAYSLSEPQAGSDAAALTCRARRTDAGYVLNGSKAWITSGSRADFYTLFARTGEGSKGISCFLVPADTPGLSFGRPEDKMGLRGVPTTAASYDDAVIDAGRLIGAEGDGLRIAFSALDSGRLGIAAVATGLAQRALDDAVAYAKERKTFGKAIIDHQGLGFLLADMAAAVDSARATYLDAARRRDLGRPYGRQASVAKLVATDAAMKVTTDAVQVLGGYGYVRDFPVERYMREAKVMQIFEGTNQIQRLVISRGLAAG from the coding sequence GTGGCTGTCGACCGCCTGCTGCCCACCGCCGAGGCCGCGGACCTCATCGCGCTCACCCGCGAGCTGGCGGACAAGGAGCTGGCGCCGGTGGTGGAGCAGCACGAGCGCGACGCCACCTGTCCCGAGGGCCTGTTCGCCACGCTGGGCGAGGCCGGCCTGCTGGGCCTGCCCTACCCCGAGGAGCTCGGTGGCGGCGGTCAGCCCTACGAGGTCTACCTGCAGGTGCTCGAGGAGCTCGCCTCCCGCTGGGCCGCCGTCGCGGTGGCCACCAGCGTGCACGGGCTGTCCTGCTTTCCCCTGGCCACCTACGGCACTGCCGAGCAGCAGCAGGCGTGGTTGCCGGAGATGCTCGGTGGACGGCTGCTGGGTGCCTACAGCCTGTCGGAGCCGCAGGCCGGCTCCGACGCCGCGGCGCTGACCTGCCGGGCCCGCCGCACCGACGCCGGGTACGTCCTCAACGGCAGCAAGGCCTGGATCACCAGTGGGTCCAGGGCCGACTTCTACACGTTGTTCGCCCGCACCGGCGAGGGCTCCAAGGGCATCTCCTGCTTCCTGGTGCCGGCGGACACGCCGGGGCTCAGCTTCGGCCGGCCGGAGGACAAGATGGGGCTGCGCGGGGTGCCCACCACCGCTGCCAGCTACGACGACGCCGTCATCGACGCCGGTCGGCTGATCGGCGCCGAGGGGGACGGCCTGCGCATCGCGTTCAGCGCGCTGGACTCCGGGCGGCTGGGCATCGCCGCGGTCGCCACCGGGCTGGCCCAGCGCGCGCTGGACGACGCCGTCGCCTACGCCAAGGAGCGCAAGACCTTCGGCAAGGCGATCATCGACCACCAGGGCCTGGGCTTCCTGCTGGCCGACATGGCGGCGGCGGTGGACTCCGCCCGCGCCACCTACCTCGACGCGGCCCGGCGTCGCGACCTGGGTCGCCCCTACGGCCGGCAGGCCAGCGTGGCCAAGCTGGTGGCCACCGACGCGGCCATGAAGGTGACCACCGACGCCGTGCAGGTGCTGGGCGGCTACGGCTACGTGCGGGACTTCCCGGTGGAGCGCTACATGCGCGAGGCCAAGGTGATGCAGATCTTCGAGGGCACCAACCAGATCCAGCGCCTGGTGATCAGCCGGGGGCTGGCGGCGGGCTAG
- a CDS encoding catalase, protein MTDQARTLTNRQGHPVYDNQNSRTVGSRGPATLENYQFLEKISHFDRERVPERVVHARGATAFGYFEADGTCGDEPISKYTRAKLFQEKGKQTELAVRFSTVAGGKDSSETARDPRGFAVKFYTEDGNWDLVGNNLGVFFIRDAIKFPDFIHSQKPDPVTFERQVANRVFDFASQTPESLHMFNLVLSPRGIPASYRTMQGFGVNTYKWVNEQGETQLVKYHWVPKQGVKSWTEEDAAVVQGRELGVHTRDLYEAIDNGEYPEWELYVQLMDDHDHPELDWDPLDDTKTWPENDFPLRKVGKMVLNRKPVNFFAESEQIAFGTGVLVDGLDFSDDKMLVGRTFSYSDTQRHRVGPNYLQLPVNSAKNAKVATNQRDGQMTFGVDLAEGQNPSVNYEPSITGGLQEAPKPAHSEQGPEISGRLTRARIERTNDYQQAGERYLLSMDWEKDELVSNWIGNLSQCDKPIQERMLWHLFMAEDELGQRVGEGLGMTADDVRHLDPLATQTLSEAELKRAANLGKNGRRDVTGVVMTHCVPVERDVQTS, encoded by the coding sequence ATGACTGACCAAGCCAGGACTCTTACCAACCGACAGGGACACCCTGTCTACGACAACCAGAACTCGCGCACGGTCGGCTCGCGTGGCCCGGCGACCCTGGAGAACTACCAGTTCCTCGAGAAGATCAGCCACTTCGACCGCGAGCGAGTCCCGGAGCGCGTCGTGCACGCCCGTGGCGCCACGGCGTTCGGCTACTTCGAGGCTGACGGCACTTGCGGCGACGAGCCCATCTCCAAGTACACGCGCGCCAAGCTGTTCCAGGAGAAGGGCAAGCAGACCGAGCTCGCTGTCCGCTTCTCCACCGTGGCCGGCGGCAAGGACTCCTCCGAGACGGCCCGCGACCCCCGCGGCTTCGCGGTGAAGTTCTACACCGAGGACGGCAACTGGGACCTGGTCGGCAACAACCTGGGTGTCTTCTTCATCCGGGACGCCATCAAGTTCCCCGACTTCATCCACTCGCAGAAGCCCGACCCGGTCACCTTCGAGCGTCAGGTCGCCAACCGCGTCTTCGACTTCGCCTCGCAGACTCCCGAGTCGCTGCACATGTTCAACCTGGTCCTGAGCCCCCGCGGCATCCCGGCCAGCTACCGCACCATGCAGGGCTTCGGCGTCAACACCTACAAGTGGGTCAACGAGCAGGGCGAGACCCAGCTGGTCAAGTACCACTGGGTGCCCAAGCAGGGCGTGAAGAGCTGGACCGAGGAGGACGCTGCCGTGGTGCAGGGTCGCGAGCTCGGCGTGCACACCCGTGACCTCTACGAGGCCATCGACAACGGCGAGTACCCCGAGTGGGAGCTGTACGTCCAGCTCATGGACGACCACGACCACCCCGAGCTGGACTGGGACCCGCTGGACGACACCAAGACCTGGCCGGAGAACGACTTCCCGCTGCGCAAGGTCGGCAAGATGGTGCTCAACCGCAAGCCGGTGAACTTCTTCGCCGAGAGCGAGCAGATCGCCTTCGGCACCGGCGTGCTGGTGGACGGCCTGGACTTCTCCGACGACAAGATGCTCGTCGGCCGCACGTTCAGCTACTCCGACACCCAGCGCCACCGCGTCGGCCCGAACTACCTGCAGCTGCCGGTCAACTCGGCCAAGAACGCCAAGGTCGCCACCAACCAGCGTGACGGCCAGATGACCTTCGGCGTCGACCTGGCGGAGGGGCAGAACCCGAGCGTCAACTACGAGCCGTCCATCACCGGCGGCCTGCAGGAGGCGCCCAAGCCCGCCCACAGCGAGCAGGGCCCGGAGATCAGCGGACGCCTCACCCGCGCCCGCATCGAGCGGACCAACGACTACCAGCAGGCTGGTGAGCGCTACCTGCTCTCCATGGACTGGGAGAAGGACGAGCTGGTCAGCAACTGGATCGGCAACCTGTCGCAGTGCGACAAGCCCATCCAGGAGCGCATGCTGTGGCACCTGTTCATGGCCGAGGACGAGCTGGGCCAGCGCGTCGGCGAGGGCCTGGGCATGACGGCGGACGACGTTCGCCACCTCGACCCCCTGGCCACGCAGACCCTCAGCGAGGCCGAGCTCAAGCGGGCCGCGAACCTGGGCAAGAACGGTCGTCGCGACGTCACCGGCGTCGTCATGACCCACTGCGTCCCCGTCGAGCGGGACGTCCAGACCAGCTGA
- a CDS encoding Fur family transcriptional regulator, with protein sequence MTPAASSAAARVRAAGLRVTKPRVAVLEALEQARLDRQHLPAGAILEQVRPVLGSVSTQTVYDCLDALTRAGLLRSIEPAGHPVRYETHVPDDHHHLVCRGCGQTSDVPALAGSDACVRTAPVDGFRVEATEVIFWGWCPSCAATTQPGQPLERHDSP encoded by the coding sequence ATGACACCAGCAGCCAGCTCCGCCGCCGCTCGGGTGCGCGCTGCCGGCCTGCGGGTGACCAAGCCCCGCGTGGCCGTGCTCGAGGCGCTGGAGCAGGCGCGGCTGGACCGACAGCACCTGCCGGCCGGGGCCATCCTGGAGCAGGTCCGCCCCGTGCTCGGCTCGGTGTCCACGCAAACCGTCTACGACTGCCTGGACGCGCTCACCCGCGCCGGGCTGCTGCGCTCGATCGAGCCGGCTGGGCACCCCGTGCGGTACGAGACGCACGTGCCCGACGACCACCACCACCTGGTCTGCCGCGGGTGCGGACAGACCAGCGACGTCCCGGCCCTGGCCGGCAGCGACGCCTGCGTGCGCACCGCACCGGTCGACGGCTTTCGGGTCGAGGCCACCGAAGTAATCTTTTGGGGGTGGTGCCCCAGCTGCGCGGCGACCACGCAGCCGGGCCAGCCCCTAGAGCGGCACGATTCCCCCTGA
- a CDS encoding ankyrin repeat domain-containing protein, whose amino-acid sequence MASELTEEELQFVQSLFEHAREGRTGPLTEALDAGVPVNLTNTKGDTLLILAAYHVHLDTVQALLERGADTSRVNDMGQTALAAAVFRQAEPIVTALLEAGADPEEGPKSAVAIAEFFNLPEMAKLLRAR is encoded by the coding sequence ATGGCATCCGAGCTCACCGAGGAAGAACTGCAGTTCGTCCAGTCCCTGTTCGAGCACGCCCGGGAGGGGCGCACCGGTCCGCTGACCGAGGCCCTCGACGCCGGCGTTCCGGTCAACCTCACCAACACCAAGGGCGACACGCTGCTGATCCTGGCGGCCTACCACGTGCACCTGGACACCGTGCAGGCCCTGCTGGAGCGCGGCGCGGACACCTCGAGGGTGAACGACATGGGTCAGACCGCGCTCGCCGCGGCCGTCTTCCGGCAGGCCGAGCCCATCGTCACGGCGCTGCTCGAGGCTGGGGCCGACCCCGAGGAGGGGCCGAAGTCGGCGGTCGCCATCGCTGAGTTCTTCAACCTCCCGGAGATGGCGAAGCTGCTGCGTGCGCGCTGA
- a CDS encoding 2-dehydropantoate 2-reductase translates to MRAEQSVDEPRIALVGAGAVAGLVASWLELAGAPTPLLCTRTPVEQLTITGDGRGGRGTRTVPVTPVPGPADAEPVDWVMLTVKAQDTAATQPWLDALVGPDTVVVVLQNGVDHVERVQPLVGTATVLPALVRASAERTGSGAVTHHLGNQLIVPEEPAGKSLAALLDGGASVRQDPDFRTAAWHKLMVNIGSNPLTALTLRRCEVLREPEVAELCRSLLIETAAVGSSVGARLSGADVEEVLELFRSYPDDNGTSMYYDRVAGRPLEHDLLCGAVVRAAQEHDVPAPLNQAIWALTKALSEGSTGNTPTEGNP, encoded by the coding sequence GTGCGCGCTGAGCAGTCGGTGGACGAGCCGCGCATCGCCCTCGTCGGAGCCGGTGCCGTGGCCGGCCTGGTGGCGTCCTGGCTGGAGCTGGCCGGCGCGCCCACCCCGCTGCTGTGCACCCGCACGCCGGTCGAGCAGCTCACCATCACCGGCGACGGCCGGGGCGGACGAGGCACGCGCACCGTGCCGGTGACCCCGGTGCCCGGCCCGGCCGACGCCGAGCCGGTGGACTGGGTGATGCTCACCGTCAAGGCCCAGGACACCGCCGCCACCCAGCCGTGGCTGGACGCGCTGGTGGGGCCGGACACGGTGGTGGTGGTGCTGCAGAACGGTGTGGACCACGTGGAGCGGGTGCAGCCGCTGGTGGGCACGGCGACGGTGCTGCCCGCCCTGGTGCGCGCCTCCGCCGAGCGCACCGGCAGCGGCGCCGTCACCCACCACCTCGGCAACCAGCTGATCGTGCCGGAGGAGCCCGCCGGCAAGTCGCTGGCGGCGCTGCTGGACGGCGGCGCCTCGGTGCGCCAGGACCCCGACTTCCGCACCGCCGCCTGGCACAAGCTGATGGTCAACATCGGCTCCAACCCGCTGACCGCGCTCACCCTGCGCCGCTGCGAGGTGCTGCGCGAGCCCGAGGTGGCCGAGCTCTGCCGGTCGCTGCTCATCGAGACCGCCGCGGTGGGCTCGTCCGTGGGGGCCCGGCTCAGCGGCGCCGACGTGGAGGAGGTGCTGGAGCTGTTTCGCTCCTACCCCGACGACAACGGCACGAGCATGTACTACGACCGGGTGGCCGGCCGCCCGTTGGAGCACGACCTGCTCTGCGGGGCCGTGGTGCGCGCCGCTCAGGAGCACGACGTGCCGGCCCCGCTGAACCAGGCGATCTGGGCCCTGACCAAGGCTCTCAGCGAGGGCAGCACCGGCAACACACCAACCGAGGGGAACCCATGA
- a CDS encoding PPOX class F420-dependent oxidoreductase, with protein MTTHAGELDRLGTAKYVLLTTRRRDGTTVPTPVWVAHDGAALVIWTATDAGKVKRIRRDPAVTVAPCDARGKPRGSAVSGTATVLDADATERVRQLIQRKYGIAGRVAILGSRLRRGRSGTVGVAVTLDQQQP; from the coding sequence ATGACCACCCACGCAGGCGAGCTCGACCGGCTGGGCACCGCCAAGTACGTGCTGCTCACCACCCGGCGCCGCGACGGCACCACCGTGCCGACCCCGGTGTGGGTGGCCCACGACGGCGCCGCGCTGGTGATCTGGACCGCCACCGACGCGGGCAAGGTCAAGCGCATCCGCCGCGACCCGGCCGTCACGGTCGCCCCGTGCGACGCCCGGGGCAAGCCCCGGGGCTCCGCGGTCAGTGGCACGGCCACCGTGCTCGACGCCGACGCCACCGAGCGGGTCCGCCAGCTCATCCAGCGCAAGTACGGCATCGCCGGCCGGGTGGCGATCCTCGGCAGCCGGCTGCGGCGGGGTCGCAGCGGCACCGTCGGAGTGGCCGTCACGCTCGACCAGCAGCAGCCCTAG
- a CDS encoding amidase family protein → MTATETAAAVREGSLTARAATEAALARIAEQDSELGAFQVVRTERALAEADAVDARADRYALPLAGVPVAVKDNVAVSGEPMREGSLGSDATPQPRNHPVVSRLRAAGAVVVGLTRVPELCVFGTTDSAFGVTRNPWNTTRSPGGSSGGSAAAVAAGMVPVAHGNDGMGSIRIPAACCGLVGLKPGLGVVPAQLGDGAWFDMAENGPLATTVADCATVLSVLAKQPELAQVREPTALRIAVSTRSPVPGVRVDRHYAEAARRSGELFAQEGHRVAQAHPSYPVSVGQSELVRWLVGTELEARALSDRSLLEARTARHAAVGRALLRAGLPKPAGRDKWQHKAEAFFADHDVLLTPALAQPPLPADRWGEKSWLSNLWANIRYAPFAAPWNLAGWPAMVVPAGTHPNGLPLSVQLVARPGGEATLLGLALQLERMRPWTRTAPTR, encoded by the coding sequence ATGACTGCTACCGAAACTGCTGCGGCCGTGCGCGAGGGATCGTTGACCGCTCGAGCGGCCACCGAGGCGGCGCTGGCGCGGATAGCTGAGCAGGACAGCGAGCTCGGCGCCTTCCAGGTGGTCCGCACCGAGCGGGCCCTTGCCGAGGCTGACGCCGTGGACGCCCGGGCCGACCGCTACGCGCTGCCGCTGGCCGGGGTGCCGGTGGCGGTCAAGGACAACGTGGCGGTGTCCGGCGAGCCGATGCGGGAGGGGTCGCTGGGCAGCGACGCCACCCCCCAGCCGCGCAACCACCCGGTGGTCTCTCGGCTGCGGGCGGCGGGCGCCGTCGTGGTGGGGCTGACCCGGGTGCCTGAGCTGTGCGTGTTCGGCACCACCGACTCCGCCTTCGGCGTCACCCGCAACCCCTGGAACACCACCCGCAGCCCCGGGGGATCCTCGGGTGGGTCCGCCGCCGCGGTGGCCGCGGGCATGGTGCCCGTTGCGCACGGCAACGACGGCATGGGGTCCATCCGTATCCCCGCGGCGTGCTGTGGCCTGGTCGGGCTCAAGCCCGGCCTCGGCGTGGTGCCCGCCCAGCTGGGCGACGGCGCGTGGTTCGACATGGCCGAGAACGGCCCGCTGGCCACCACCGTCGCCGACTGCGCCACGGTGCTCTCGGTGCTGGCCAAGCAGCCCGAGCTGGCCCAGGTGCGCGAGCCCACGGCCCTGCGGATCGCGGTCTCCACCCGCTCTCCAGTGCCGGGAGTGCGGGTCGACCGGCACTACGCCGAGGCCGCCCGCCGCTCTGGCGAGCTGTTCGCCCAGGAGGGCCACCGGGTGGCCCAGGCCCACCCGTCCTACCCGGTCTCGGTGGGACAGTCGGAGCTGGTGCGCTGGCTCGTCGGCACCGAGCTGGAGGCGCGAGCGCTCAGCGATCGGTCGCTGCTGGAGGCCCGCACCGCCAGGCACGCCGCGGTGGGCCGAGCACTGCTGCGGGCAGGGCTGCCCAAGCCCGCTGGTCGGGACAAGTGGCAGCACAAGGCCGAGGCGTTCTTCGCCGACCACGACGTGTTGCTCACGCCCGCACTGGCGCAGCCTCCGCTGCCGGCCGACCGCTGGGGCGAGAAGAGCTGGCTGTCCAACCTGTGGGCGAACATCCGCTACGCCCCGTTCGCTGCACCGTGGAACCTGGCTGGCTGGCCGGCGATGGTGGTGCCCGCCGGTACCCACCCCAACGGCCTGCCGCTGTCGGTGCAGCTGGTGGCCCGGCCTGGTGGCGAGGCCACCCTGCTGGGGCTGGCGCTGCAGCTGGAGCGGATGCGGCCCTGGACCCGCACCGCCCCGACCCGCTAG
- a CDS encoding pyridoxamine 5'-phosphate oxidase family protein, translating to MAEPVAEMPYMPDYGVQAQGWRPLPWSWAAERLGAGRSYWVVTVSGAGAPHALPVWGVWDDDEQRFAFSCGPRSRKARNLAANPRVAVALDDTVECLSLQGSAEVVTDDARRQEWARRYVGKYQPLFADLDAAFVLAHLVVEVTPARAVAVIEREEDFASRPTRWRFAD from the coding sequence ATGGCTGAGCCCGTCGCGGAGATGCCGTACATGCCCGACTACGGCGTGCAGGCGCAGGGCTGGCGCCCGTTGCCCTGGAGCTGGGCGGCCGAGCGGCTCGGCGCCGGACGCAGCTACTGGGTGGTCACCGTCTCCGGCGCCGGAGCGCCGCACGCCCTGCCGGTGTGGGGCGTGTGGGACGACGACGAGCAGCGCTTCGCGTTCTCCTGCGGGCCACGCTCGCGCAAGGCCCGCAACCTCGCGGCGAACCCGCGGGTGGCCGTTGCCCTGGACGACACCGTGGAGTGCCTGTCCCTGCAGGGCAGCGCCGAGGTGGTCACCGATGACGCCCGGCGGCAGGAGTGGGCCCGCCGGTACGTGGGCAAGTACCAGCCCCTTTTCGCCGACCTCGACGCCGCGTTCGTCCTGGCGCACCTCGTGGTCGAGGTGACCCCGGCCCGAGCCGTGGCTGTGATCGAGCGGGAGGAGGACTTCGCCAGCCGGCCCACCCGGTGGCGGTTCGCCGACTGA
- a CDS encoding DUF2786 domain-containing protein has protein sequence MAQHRVDARYRHFRHPSGGHARRRPGPGPVGPELVEQVIDEGAQRAFGPWADAAALEQAAIVLTELDGEQGAASGRAAQALVEQVARLWENGWQPADVVHVARRQWTQRVGRLAAAVVTREARTSHAEERAPAEWREQLAALPTVPAAGPAVLSAWRGSEELTAVQAWQDALRLLGYLRSLRGGLQPLCPPPSQWGRAAAAPRPAPSAAVDAKVLGRVRALLAKAESTDFPEEAEALTAKAQDLMTRHAIDAAVVGAAAGARLAEQVRARRLHVDNPYGEAKVHLLDGVGAANGVRVVWTSAYGIATVVGLPTDLQLVEVLFTSLLVQATRAVSAAAPGHTGVKAFRRAFLLSYAVRIRERLADSQQQAHAAAADVYGTALVPVLQQRSEAVREVFTELFPQVVTKRTSPVDPQGWRAGRAAADEADLGTGGLRRR, from the coding sequence ATGGCCCAGCACCGCGTCGACGCCCGGTACCGGCACTTCAGGCACCCCTCCGGCGGCCACGCCCGCCGCAGGCCCGGACCGGGGCCCGTGGGGCCGGAGCTGGTGGAGCAGGTGATCGACGAGGGCGCCCAGCGCGCCTTCGGGCCGTGGGCTGACGCCGCGGCGCTGGAGCAGGCGGCCATCGTGCTCACCGAGCTGGACGGCGAGCAGGGTGCCGCGTCCGGACGGGCGGCCCAGGCGCTGGTCGAGCAGGTGGCACGGCTGTGGGAGAACGGCTGGCAGCCGGCCGACGTGGTGCACGTGGCGCGCCGGCAGTGGACCCAGCGCGTGGGGCGCCTGGCCGCGGCCGTGGTGACGCGCGAGGCCCGGACGAGTCACGCCGAGGAGCGGGCCCCCGCGGAGTGGCGCGAGCAGCTGGCGGCCCTGCCCACGGTGCCGGCGGCAGGACCAGCGGTGCTGAGCGCCTGGCGCGGGTCCGAGGAGCTCACGGCCGTGCAGGCCTGGCAGGACGCGTTGCGGCTGCTGGGCTACCTGCGCTCGCTGCGGGGCGGGCTGCAGCCGCTGTGCCCGCCCCCGTCGCAGTGGGGTCGCGCCGCCGCCGCGCCTCGCCCGGCCCCCAGCGCGGCGGTCGACGCCAAGGTCCTGGGCCGGGTGCGCGCGCTGCTCGCCAAGGCCGAGTCCACCGACTTTCCGGAGGAGGCCGAGGCGCTCACCGCCAAGGCGCAGGACCTGATGACCAGGCACGCCATCGACGCTGCGGTGGTCGGAGCCGCGGCCGGTGCCCGGCTCGCCGAGCAGGTCCGCGCTCGGCGGCTGCACGTGGACAACCCGTACGGCGAGGCCAAGGTGCACCTCCTGGACGGCGTGGGCGCCGCCAACGGTGTGCGGGTGGTGTGGACCTCCGCCTACGGGATCGCCACGGTGGTCGGCCTGCCCACCGACCTGCAGCTGGTGGAGGTGCTGTTCACGTCGCTGCTGGTCCAGGCCACCCGCGCGGTGTCGGCCGCCGCGCCGGGACACACCGGGGTGAAGGCCTTTCGGCGGGCGTTCCTGCTGTCCTACGCGGTGCGCATCCGGGAGCGGCTGGCCGACTCCCAGCAGCAGGCGCACGCAGCGGCAGCCGACGTGTACGGCACCGCCCTCGTCCCGGTGCTGCAGCAGCGCTCCGAGGCGGTCCGCGAGGTGTTCACCGAGCTGTTCCCACAGGTGGTGACCAAGCGGACCAGTCCGGTCGACCCGCAGGGCTGGCGCGCGGGGCGTGCCGCAGCCGACGAGGCCGACCTCGGAACGGGCGGTCTCCGGCGGCGGTAG